The Panicum hallii strain FIL2 chromosome 9, PHallii_v3.1, whole genome shotgun sequence genome has a window encoding:
- the LOC112876182 gene encoding uncharacterized protein LOC112876182 isoform X1 gives MPIPSSALPPIRPASPHRPPPFASAPPHPFPLLLASASASAPAPTPSSSSAPRSLLVLPPPPPPPPRRPGPPSLRAVACAQPRRGSRRCRAKLRGAGLGVPPLAAAGMEAGEMEDVRAAAAAEQVISSRGGSVLGKKTILKSDHFPGCQNKRLSPQIDGAPNYRQAGSLRVHGVAMPTMEGIANVLNHIGAKKKGKQTRILWHSLREEPVIYINGRPFVLRDVEKPFSNLEYTGINRERVEQMEFRLKEDILQEASRYGNKILVTDELPSGQMVDQWESVVSDTVKTPLEVYEELQHQGYLVDYERVPITDEKAPKEGDFDNLVRRISQVDLETEIVFNCQMGRGRTTTGMVIATLVYLNRIGASGIPRTGSIGKVFYAGNDVDDYMPSSEEAILRGEYAVIRSLVRVLEGGVEGKRQVDKVIDKCDSMQNLREAIATYRNSILRQSDEMKREASLSFFVEYLERYYFLICFAVYVHSVSSAHQTKFSVEVSFSDWMRARPELYSILRRLLRRDPMGALGYSSSKPPLTKIVESADGRPQDMDVVAAMRNGEVLGRQTVLKSDHCPGCHNLNLPERVEGAPNFREIPGFPVYGVANPTVDGIRAVIQRISTSKGGRPILWHNMREEPVIYINGKPFVLREVERPCKNMLEYTGIDRERVERMEARLKEDILREAERYGGAIMVIHETDSGEIFDTWENVDNNAVLTPLEVFKHLESEGLQIKYARVPITDGKAPKSSDFDTIAFNVASASKDTAFVFNCQMGRGRTTTGTVIACLLKLRIDHGRPIRIPACQNNHEDANDAVYSTGEDTADYNGHLSSESWKSRTLTKLTSGFGIKDILLLRKITRLFDNGIECRQTLDTVIDRCSALQNIRQAVLKYTKVINQQHVEPRVRRVALNRGAEYLERYLKLIAFSAYLGSEAFDGFCGQGEAKISFKGWLQQRPEIQTMKWSIRLRPGRFFTAPHEQKATYRPPQGDVTMETVVKARNGSVLGKGSILKMYFFPGQKRSSSVNFRGAPHVFKVDGYPVYSMATPTIDGASDVLSYLGSKDTTGRSSAQKVIVTDLREEVVVYIKGMPFVLRELDQPVDTLKHVGISGPMVESIETRLKEDIVAEVKQLGGRLLLHQEEFNADTNQCNVVGYWEHIDLEDVMTPAEVYGTLRDKGYCIDYKRIPLTREREALAADVDAIQSLIDESARYYLFISHTGYGGVAYAMAITCLGLGADAKFVMEETAETHFVSTSLTKNVSIKTSTDIALRQGDYRDILNLTRVLVHGPKSKEEVDTVIDRCSGAGHLREDILQYRKALQDCSHDDDDDDDEEHSYLTDMGTKALRRYFFLITFRSYLYCAAPREATFTSWMKARPELGHLCDNLKLDK, from the exons ATGCCTATCCCATCCTCCGCGCTGCCTCCTATAAGGCCCGCCTCcccgcaccggccgcccccTTTCGCTTCCGCCCCGCCCCATCCCTTCCCCCTCCTATTGGCGTCCGCTTCCGCTTCCGCCCCCGCCCCGACCCCGTcgtcctcctccgccccgcgctccctcctcgtcctcccgccaccgccaccgccgccgccgcgccgtcccggCCCGCCCAGTCTCCGCGCCGTCGCGTGCGCCCAGCCCCGCCGCGGGAGCAGGAGGTGCCGCGCGAAATTGAggggagcggggctgggggtGCCCCCGCTGGCCGCGGCGGGGATGGAGGCCGGGGAGATGGAGGACGTgcgggcggccgccgccgccgagcaggTCATCAGCAGCAGGGGCGGCTCCGTGCTCGGGAAGAAGACCATCCTCAAGAGCGACCACTTCCCAGGGTGCCAGAACAAGCGCCTCTCCCCGCAAATCGACGGCGCGCCCAATTACCGCCAG GCTGGGTCGTTGCGTGTTCATGGTGTTGCGATGCCAACAATGGAAGGGATTGCTAATGTGCTAAATCATATTGGagcaaaaaagaaaggaaagcaAACCCGAATTCTATGGCATAGTCTTCGGGAGGAACCG GTTATCTACATCAATGGTCGGCCCTTTGTTTTGCGGGATGTTGAAAAGCCCTTCTCAAATCTGGAGTACACG GGAATTAACCGAGAGAGAGTGGAGCAAATGGAGTTTCGCCTTAAGGAAGATATTCTTCAGGAAGCTTCAAG ATATGGGAATAAGATACTAGTCACTGATGAGCTGCCAAGTGGTCAGATGGTGGACCAGTGGGAATCAGTGGTGTCTGATACAGTGAAGACTCCACTTGAG GTCTATGAGGAGCTGCAACATCAAGGGTACCTTGTTGACTATGAACGTGTTCCAATTACTGATGAAAAAGCACCGAAGGAAGGAGATTTTGACAACTTG GTACGTCGAATCTCTCAAGTTGATTTAGAAACAGAAATTGTGTTTAACTGCCAAATGGGGAGGGGACGGACGACTACTGGAATGGTCATAGCTACATTGGTTTATCTAAACCGAATAGGAGCTTCAG GTATCCCGAGGACAGGCTCGATTGGGAAGGTCTTCTACGCTGGAAATGATGTAGATGACTATATGCCTAGCTCAGAAGAAGCAATCCTCAGAGGAGAATATGCTGTCATTAGGAGTTTAGTCCGAGTTCTTGAA GGTGGTGTTGAAGGAAAAAGGCAAGTTGACAAAGTTATTGACAAATGTGACTCTATGCAG AACCTAAGAGAAGCTATTGCTACCTACCGCAACAGCATTCTTCGGCAGTCTGATGAGATGAAACGGGAGGCATCACTTTCCTTCTTTGTGGAGTACTTGGAACGTTATTACTTCCTTATATGCTTTGCTGTCTATGTGCATTCAGTGAGCTCTGCTCACCAAACAAAATTTTCAGTAGAAGTTAGTTTTTCTGATTGGATGAGAGCGAGGCCTGAACTGTACAGCATTCTTCGAAG GCTACTGAGGAGAGATCCAATGGGTGCTCTTGGTTATTCAAGTTCAAAACCCCCTCTAACAAAAATTGTTGAGTCTGCTGATGGGCGTCCACAAGATATGGATGTTGTTGCTGCCATGAGGAATGGTGAAGTTCTTGGGCGTCAAACTGTTTTAAAAAGTGATCACTGCCCAGGTTGCCACAATCTTAATTTGCCTGAAAGAGTGGAGGGTGCACCAAATTTTCGGGAAATCCCTGGATTTCCAGTCTATGGTGTTGCAAATCCTACGGTTGATGGTATTCGAGCTGTTATCCAGCGTATCAGTACAAGCAAAGGAGGGCGGCCAATACTGTGGCATAATATGAGAGAAGAACCAGTTATCTACATAAATGGAAAACCATTTGTGCTACGTGAAGTGGAAAGACCTTGCAAGAATATGCTGGAGTACACG GGGATTGATCGTGAAAGGGTGGAACGCATGGAAGCTCGGCTAAAGGAGGACATTTTACGGGAGGCGGAACGGTATGGTGGAGCAATAATGGTTATCCATGAAACTGACAGTGGTGAGATCTTCGACACATGGGAAAATGTGGATAATAATGCTGTTCTGACTCCATTGGAGGTATTCAAACACTTGGAGTCTGAAGGCCTTCAGATAAAATATGCACGAGTGCCCATTACTGATGGTAAAGCTCCAAAAAGTTCAGACTTTGACACGATAGCCTTCAATGTTGCTTCTGCTAGCAAGGACACTGCTTTTGTATTCAATTGCCAG ATgggcaggggcagaacaactaCTGGAACTGTGATTGCTTGCCTGCTGAAACTCCGAATTGATCATGGCAGGCCTATTAGAATTCCAGCATGTCAAAATAACCATGAAGATGCCAATGATGCTGTTTACTCAACTGGAGAAGATACAGCAGATTACAATGGGCACTTGAGTTCAGAATCTTGGAAAAGTCGCACTTTGACAAAGCTAACTTCTGGATTTGGAATTAAAGACATCCTCCTTCTGCGAAAAATTACAAGATTATTTGATAATGGAATTGAGTGTAGGCAGACTTTGGATACTGTTATTGATAGATGTTCAGCTTTGCAGAATATTCGCCAAGCTGTTCTGAAGTATACAAAAGTAATTAATCAACAACATGTGGAACCTAGAGTTAGGAGGGTTGCATTAAATCGCGGTGCTGAATATTTGGAGAGATACCTCAAGTTAATTGCATTCTCGGCATACCTTGGTAGTGAAGCATTTGATGGTTTCTGTGGGCAAGGAGAAGCGAAGATCTCATTTAAAGGATGGCTGCAACAGAGGCCAGAGATCCAAACCATGAAATGGAGCATAAGACTGCGACCTGGCCGTTTTTTCACTGCACCG CATGAGCAGAAAGCAACATATCGACCTCCACAAGGTGATGTAACAATGGAAACCGTTGTCAAAGCTCGTAATGGTTCTGTTCTGGGAAAGGGATCAATACTCAAAATGTACTTCTTTCCTGGACAGAAAAGGTCAAGCAGCGTGAATTTCCGGGGCGCACCACATGTTTTTAAG gtggATGGATACCCTGTTTATAGCATGGCAACACCAACTATTGATGGAGCAAGCGATGTTCTGTCATATCTAGGTTCTAAAGATACAACCGGAAGAAGCAGTGCCCAGAAGGTGATCGTCACTGATCTTAGGGAGGAAGTGGTTGTTTACATCAAGGGAATGCCATTTGTTTTGAGAGAACTGGATCAACCTGTTGATACTCTGAAGCATGTTGGCATTAGTGGTCCCATG GTAGAAAGCATAGAGACAAGGCTAAAAGAGGATATAGTTGCTGAAGTCAAACAACTAGGGGGCCGGTTACTTCTCCATCAGGAAGAATTTAATGCAGACACGAATCAATGTAATGTGGTAGGTTATTGGGAACACATAGATCTGGAGGACGTGATGACACCAGCTGAAGTGTATGGCACATTGAGAGACAAGGGCTATTGTATCGACTATAAAAGAATACCTCTCACCAGGGAAAGAGAAGCATTAGCTGCTGATGTAGATGCTATTCAATCATTAATTGATGA ATCTGCTAGGtactatctctttatttcacaCACTGGATATGGTGGTGTTGCTTATGCAATGGCTATTACCTGCCTGGGACTGGGTGCAGATGCAAAGTTTGTCATGGAAGAAACAGCAGAAACACACTTTGTATCAACATCTCTTACAAAGAATGTGTCCATCAAAACATCCACTGACATAGCACTTAGGCAGGGTGACTACCGTGACATATTAAACCTTACTAGAGTGTTGGTACATGGGCCCAAGAGCAAAGAAGAGGTTGACACAGTTATTGACAG GTGTTCTGGTGCTGGTCATTTGCGGGAGGATATTCTGCAATATAGGAAAGCACTGCAAGATTGTTCgcatgacgacgacgatgacgatgatgagGAACACTCTTATCTCACTGATATGGGTACGAAAGCTTTGAG GCGTTACTTCTTTCTGATCACCTTCAGGTCCTACCTCTACTGTGCAGCACCGCGTGAAGCAACATTTACATCATGGATGAAGGCTAGGCCTGAGCTTGGCCACCTTTGCGATAATTTAAAGCTGGATAAATAG